The following is a genomic window from Neodiprion lecontei isolate iyNeoLeco1 chromosome 4, iyNeoLeco1.1, whole genome shotgun sequence.
CGTTCCACGAGTCAAATGCCATAAAAATTAGTCTTTATTAGCTGatgtgagaagaaaaagagatgaaaaaagaaaatgaaagacTTGGAACGGAGGGAAGAGACGGCCTCTCTAGAAGCCTTATTATTTACATCGAGAAAACTCTAAACAAAGttactttttctctttccaaatatatacatacataactAAATTATCCCGAGTACCTTCACAGCATCGGTGATGAAACGTCGAGCGTGGGCACGGATCGTGTTTTGTTTCGTagctggttttttttttcttgttttattttatttttatttatttcttgttaTTCTTGTTTACTTTCCGTTTCTTCGTATCGTCGCGATATAATATACGTCTATTTCCGAGGCTAATATACTTGTTTCAACTGTTATTAACCGACCAGCAACCCTAGACAAGAGACGATTTGACTGATGAGTGAAGCGAGTTTCTGAAGAGAAATTATGCAAGTATAGCCACAACTGTAAAATTACGACAAGGTTGAAGGGTCTGTTGTTACAAAATACAGCGAGGGGGACAGGCGCGTGGTTCACATGAATGTGTAAGCATGCATGCATACCTGTGGAGTTTCGAAGCGGTTGGTCCGTGTCACGAGGCCGAGAGAATAGTAAACAAGAGAACAGAACAATACCACGCACGAAACACacaatatattaattataaccAGTGATATGCGGCTTTAATTGAAACGGAAAAACTTCAATACACAATCGGTAAAACTACAACGGGTTATTTTATCACGTGTAAGTTAAACTTGGCCACGGGGCGCACGCACATCGAGCACCCACTACGCGTTCCACACCGTACGTACACAATACAGATTACAGATTAAATATTATGGCTGCGTGTGTCTCGACGTTCATGAATGAAACTAAATACGGATCGCCTCTCGGCCGGGGAAAACTACCGCGATCATTCGTTGGTTGGGCGGCCGTTTTATTCCCGTCGTGATTGGTCGAGTCCCTCGGATCACGCCGGCCGCCATTTGGCGTTTCCTATTGGCCGAGAGGCTCTGACTGACGCGTTTGAATTCACCGCGCTAGTCAAGCTGGCAACTAACGCggaaaatatatatcaatCAGGCGACAGGGGTAAGAATAGTTCGAGAAAATAAGTAAGGAGATATctaattttcttattctcgCCCTCGTAGAACGGTAAATATTGCTATTTGTcaatttgagattttttttacacttttttcgTAAAACCGGAAATCAACGGTTACGGTAGTCGTAGCCATTTCTGCTAGGCGCAGCTGATTTGTCTCAATTTTCTCAAACCTCTTCGGGGATAAAACCAAGTAAAACGTAAGTTTAATGCGGAGAAATTTGATCGAAGAACGACGGATTTTGAGGTCAACTAATCTACGGATCTGTTTCATCTACACTTTTTATCGTGTCACTGTTATCGTCTGCTGTCTTCGGATTCTTAGATATTGATTATATGCCATAACCTAAAAATATTAgttatatattttgttatataatAGTCACTTTTATTTATCCGCGAAACGTAGACTGGCCAATTcgagaataaaatatacacattCCGGGAGCCGCTCGCTCGGTATTTTCGGCCTGGTCATAAAGTAGCGacataagtaaaaaaaaaaaaaattgcatatttaCGTTATCAATTCTATTAGACAATCATGCTGAGCTCCCGCCTTGCTACCGGACTCAAGGAGGTCCCTAAGGTCCTGAAACGTAACATTGGCATTTTGGCCCCGGCACTGCAGAAGGCCAGTGACCCAATTCAGCAACTGTTCGTTGACAAAATCCGAGAATACAAGTCCAAGAACACGTAAGTTTGGCTGCTTGGGTCTGTTTTAATCGAATACCGTCAAGCACATATATAGCTCGATATAACAACTTGACTTACCGGTGAATTTTCTTTACGTGCCATTCAGAGGTAGCAAAACACTTGTAGATGCTTCCCCTGAAACGATTAAAGAGCTTCAATCAGAGCTGGAGAAGGCGGCAAAGCACGCTGGCGGTGGAGGTGGAGTAGACCTGACTCAATTCCCGCAGTTCAAATTTGACGGTAAGTTGCGCCGTCATGTTTTAGTCAGTtgtaagattttttaaatcaatgtAACAACCAATAGAAATCTGCAAAGCATACAATCATAATTGTACATAACTTTAGATCGatacttttttactttttcagaACCCAAAGTCGACCCCATCAATATGCAGACTCAGTAAATGTATCTACATATTCAATAAATTACTGTAGATATTAATGTAACTTCCACAACTGTACACACAttgtaatattgaaatattaaatcgTAATAACAGACAAAATTCTTTGTAACATTGAGCAAATCCGAAGTAACcacgaaaaaatatcaattgcTGGAATCAACAAGTTTAGAGAGATGACGAAAACTAGCCATAGTTACCTTACCGAATGTCTTCGTTTTGTTGAATAGTGCTTCACTCTACCAgtaatacaatatttgtttgaatggaaaaaaaaaatataaatttttaagataAATTTTACGATAGTTCTTTTCAAGATCAGTTTCAAGTTGCGCAGAAATTGTGTAACTTTGAGTGTAATCCGTTTTGGGGGAATGGAGTATAATTGTGATTTGTCTGGATCATCTGTACTTGAATCATCATTTCGGTAAATTCAAAAGAAACACTGCAATTcataaaatataatgtattcacagtcgtaaaaattttgtttacaaagtgAAAGTGTATTAAAGATAAACGATCAGTTATTACCGTTCAACTTGTTATTAGATGAGTGTTTTGAACAGTCTCTGCGAGAATAGGCATTCCAAATTTAATAGCTATTGATTTGGCCGTCTTTGCGAATCTTACAAGCTCACGTTTCGAAATGAGAGTTCTGTACTGCCCTGCGCAGGTGCAATATTCATTcatgttttctctttttatttgaTTACATTTCACACATTGTAAGTCTTGCAGTATATATCCCATACACTTTCTGTTTAGCGTATCTATAAGCGAAAATTCAATCTCCGCATTATCATAGCTGGTTTCACAGAGCGGACATTTCCACACGTGCCTATTATTCTCGAACGCGCGATCGTTATCCTTGCATAAATCGATATCACGAGTGTGATAGCAAGCTTTGCATATCACTTCGGGCAAAGTGAAGGACACACAGGGATCGCTCCATTCCGCACTGTCACCGAAATTCCCTACTCCTATTAAAcgcaataaatttctttttaaaatatGTACTTCTGCTTCGACTTCTTTGTCCAAGGATAAAACCTTGCATATAGATTTGACCAGTTCGAGAGCTggattaattttctttgattCGGCATCGCCGAAATCAAGATAGGGATTCTCCTCACGTGTTAAAATCTTCTCCGGCAGTTTCTTGTGAATCTTTTGCACTATTTGAAACAGTTTGTGCGACATTTCACTGGATATTATTTTCTTGGCAAACTCGGCTGTGCTCTCAAGAGCTCCAAGTCCAAGCGGTGCAGTTAACGTTTGACTAAGGCTgctgtttttcctttttctacgTCTTGGCGTCGCATCGGATGATTCGCTTTCACTCATGTGCTGATAAACTGCACTTATGTATCCAGCTACGATCGCGTTGAAGCTTGCCTGGCACGCCGCCTCTTCTGGTAAATACTCAATGAGATTCCAATTCATTATTATCTCTGGCCCATCATCGTCATCCTCTTCATCCGGCTCTGTGTCAGGAACATACTGGTTACCCCTCAACTCGTCCGGAATCTTCCCCTTCACGCCAGCGTGATTTGGTAAATCTAGCCAAATCAGATACTCCCAACACTGTTGGTAAGTTATTTCGATGCTGTGAAACAGTTCCTTATTCTTAATGGACTTTACAACGAATTCAACATACCCGAGAGCATCCGATATCAGCCTCTTTTTTGAGCataaaatgattttattaaaGTTAGCAAATATGATGATCGAGCCGAGCCTTCTGAACTCCGCGACAAGTtgaatgaacaattttttcatcaagttATGGAGTGTCCTGCGCAGCGCCGGATCGTATAGTAACGCACTAGGTGACCTGAGCCAACGATAGAAGTGAATCACCTGATAATCAGCAAACACGTTTCGGTACTCTGATATGTCTCGCAACCAGGAATTTACCATCGTCTTAAGAACCTTGAATGCTGCACTGCAAAGAGCGGTCTCATCGTAACTTGGAATTGCCGTTATTCCGGCTCCTCCGGAGACTATTTCCTGCAGGGAAGCTTGAGGCATATTGTCAAAGGCGACAAACGTGCTGGTTCCTTCTATATCGTTGACACGATGACATTGGAGCAGTGTATTTACTGCCAAACTTTCAACATCCAGCTCTACGCAAGTACTGGAATAAGTGCCTGCATTGTTGGCCGCGCAACTCGAGCTTTCCTCAAAATCAGTTAACAAcctattatcatcattttcgCTACCTCCTAAATCGGGCCTTTCAGTAGGTGAACACCATAAAACGAAATTGTGTTTCTGCAAGTGTCTGGCATAAAATAAGTCTGCACCAAATATTGTTGGATCCGCCGGTAGATTGCCAATTGGAGCATGAAAGTAACGGCACTGTTGAATCATGAGGTCAAGAATTTGGTCCGACTTCAGATAGTGGCGAATCATGGCTTTCGCACCTACTCTTTGCCAGTCCAAAGTACTGTACAAATTTTCCATATCTTGTATGTGCGTATTAACCATTGGGAATTCAGTCAAGACCGGCATTTGCCGTGACAATACGGAAATATCGATTGGTGATTGAATCGCGAGTAATGTTGGCCCTTTCTTCTCGTTTTTATAGGCCTGGAGCGCGCTTTGTACCAAACGCTGAACCTGTTTCAAGTCCGTTTCGACCCTGACATTGAACTGGATCTCGTCGGGTAAACTCTTGACATAGTTCTGTATATCGCTATTCAGTAAGTTATTTCTTTCAGAGACATACAACGTGTTCATATTTGGCATTTGATTTGTCCTAACGGAGTCAAGAACAAAGATGTAAGCCCTTTTAGTCGGAGCTAGAAAAAGACCCCACATTGCTTTCTGACCGACAGCAGACCAGTGATGgtacaaaaatatatgtttcAGTACTTGTTTTCGCTCGAGATACGGTTGGGTGGCAATGCTTTTGAACTGCAGTTGATTAAGATGAAAAGTATCCGTTCCGGTCTTTATGTCAGCTGCCGCTGATCGATCGACGACGCAAATACATCCCAGTTGCAATATAGCTCTAAACTGTAACGGCATTTGAGTTTCATAAATTCCTTCTATGTTGGGGCATGATAGATCTGCCATAAGTTCCGGACCGTGTTTCTTATAGTTACTTTCCGGTACAGAGTACTGATACAAATTGTATACGATTCGAGAACGAGGTAGTATCCTTGAACACTTCCTCCACAGGTCTTCCACAGTCGGATCCGGTCTGACTTTGCGAGAGTTTACATAAAATATGCGAGGAACTATCAACCGCAGTTGTTGCAGCTCTTGACCCACTAAAGCCCACAACCTGAACAAACCAGGTTCAGTCGTTTCTGCTATTTCAATTATCTGCCAGGGAGTATCGAACAATGCCCTTTGCGCTCGACGTAGGAACCCACCCATTGTACTAGTATTAGCATTTCTTACCACACCGGCGTAACTTGCTGGCGGAGAGATTTCCTCCGTTACTTTACTTCTCTTTGACTTCCGACGATCGTTCCTCTGATTCGCCTGATAAGcccatttctttttctgatACTGAATCCAGACCTGCTTTTCTTCTATCGTGTTTCCCAACGGAGGAGGTAAGCCGAGGACTTCTTTCCAGCTCTTATTTAGATTATTTTCATGTTCATCTTGCAAAGCAgctctctttctcttattCACCATCGCCACTGGCTTCTTGAAAACATCTGAACCACCTGCTATATCTTCTATGTCTCTAATCTCATTTTCATCATGACTGTCTGATTCATCGTCGGAATCAGGAGTAGCGACTTTCTTTGGTTGTATAACAAACATTTCATTGATACGTCTCTGTTTAAGAACGTCATCCTTTTCCAGCATCTTCTTGTGCAACCAGTCAGGATGCTTTACTCTTGAAACGGGATTTGCAACCTGAAACAATTAATAAATGGTATTAAATGCAATTGACGCATTAGTTGATCAGATTATTGGTAGAATCTACTGACCCCTTGCATTGCTGCAGGTATTGTGATGATCTTTTGAATCGTACTTCCCAATCTTTCAATGTAGTAATTCCAGTCTAACACATCTCTTATGTCTGCATTTTGAATCGATGGGTCCTTAAGCCACTTTCGCAAATAATACCTTTTAACATTAGGATCAGATTGGAAAATGGCTAACGGAATGGCTCTGAAATCATGACAGTTAATGTTAAAAATGGAAATCCATCCCTCGTAATACCATAACAtagaaataatcagaaaatcGGGGATTATACCTTTCTGTAACAGGTGCACCCTCAGGTTTTCTTGATATGATAAATTTGCAGGCAAGACCTGCATCCTTGACCATCTGATCACCTAAGAATTCAGCTAATCGTTTAGCTGTCGAAATTGAAGTTGATTTCTGTGCACCGTATTCCTCTAGTTTACGCGACATAGATCTATTTTCCGAAATTAGATCAAACAACTCTGTATCAGGCATATTCGCACCCTGGACAATATTAAAAGTGTCAacattttcacgaaaaatttatactcaCCTTTCATCTTATAACCAGAATAAGGAATGAAGTAGTGTTATATTGTGTGATTAACGTACCTTGGTATAAAGAACTTCGAGCCAGTGATCAGCAATTTTAGCCACCGAAGCGTAACATTTCTCCAAGGTGTCACCTTTTAGAAACGATTCAAATACAGAGgactgaaatattttgacCAACTGAAGCTCCCCTCGTCGTTTTACTTCAAAACCTTTCAATTCAGCCAGCGAACCGTCAAAGTTGAAAACAGCGTAACGTTTCTTGAGCTTTTTTCCTTCCTCCTTTGAAGCTGGCAAAACCATTGCTAAGTAAGGACCATCAACTTCgaagaatatcgaattttcactTCGGACCTCATACACCAAATTTTCTGAGTCAACCAAATCGTGATAAGCATGATTAGTAAATTCCTCCTGCAAAGTAAAGTTTCACGTGAATAGGAAGAATGCAGAGATCATAATAAATCCCTATTTATAATTGCCAAGTACCAcaagtggtaaaaaaaaaagatcagaATTAGTATCAGTATactttgtgaaattttacctTGACCATGAAATTGAGCACTGCATTCGGGTATGATATtgtgatttttgattttttttgatcCGTTGTTGTGATGATTTCATTGTCAGGAAAAGAAGCAGGTAAAACGCACCAAATACCATCAGTATCCAGCTCCAAGGGGCGTCCTACTTGTTCAATTATCTCTCTAGCTTTCTTAATTATATGAGCCCCAGTATAACATACGATACCACCCATTTCCATACTATACCATCGAGATCTAAACGACAGaagatgataataataattcaatgcAATCGATACAATGCATTAATTTGATGCTTAAGTGATCCAAGACAATATACTTACCCTTTTCGCATAACGTATCCATAGAAAGAATTCAATATACATTTATGAGCAAGCTGTAAAGAGTCGTACAAAATTTCCCGGTTTTTAGCAGACTTAATTTCACCAGCATCGCCCTTAGCTACAGCAGCGGAGACTTGTTGCTTTGAAACTTTCGTCAGAGCCTTATATTCGTATCGTCTGTCTCTGAACGCCCTGACTGTATCCACGTAGAAAGAATTCTCTTTCTGACATACTGTTTGTGTCCTTTCTTCCATCCTCGTTATCTTAGTTTTCTTGTAAGCTTTTCGGCAATATTCAGTCAGCCGTTTCTTCTCGTACATTGCCTGATCTTCTTTAGAAAGTTGATGAAAAGCCCTTTGAGGTCCACCGGGGAACAGTGGTGGAAATTTCTCTATTTCCAATTGTTGCTGTATTCTTTGAAACTCGCTCAAACTTGCTGGCGCTGAAAGAggtatattaataaaaattgaactttgaaTTAGTAGGAAAGAGTAATTTCAGATAAACAAAACCAATCAAAAGAAAACTAACTGTGTTCTCCTCTCCACATCCATGTCATATTTCTTTGACAAACAGcattcaatttattgtaatcACAGGCAGCGCAAACAGTTTCATCAACCATTGCCGATGGCTGTAGACGATTGGTTAAAATTATGTTTGGATACATGGCTCCAACGTCCAAGTGATAGATCACCGGATTCTCCATTCTCAGAGGCTGATCCCTGAGTGCTCTCAATTTGACTTTAACCTTCTCGACAACTTCGTCAAAATTCGTAACTTTCTCTAGGgatatcttttcttcttcttctataGTATGTTTCAGAGCTTTTTCCACGCCGTCAATCAGTTTGTTAAACGCTTCTGGGACCATTTTAAACCGACATGGAATGTCAGCTCTAAATACACCAGATTCAAGAGCTTCGACGTGACCTCCTACGTAGGTCTCTTGATCCAAGACGTGTCCGTCTGCTGTTAGTTTATTCAACTGTGTTTCTTGCTTATTTGGAAATATAATATTGGCATGAAATGCTTCAACCATAAGGAGCGATTCGCAAAGTGTCCCAGATCCTTTCCTCAGGACCTTCAACATGTATAATACCCGATTTCAAGTTTTCTTTCAATGTGCAATAGTGGTATACAAACGAAAACGATACCCTTACATtgtgatataaataataaaaaattaataatcaatcgAAGAAACAAATACTGTATCGTTATAGAAGGATAATTAATCATTGAACTAAGAATGCTGCAAACCTCATCTGGTTCCATTGGGATAATAGTACACAATGCAAAGATAAAAGGATGCACGTATTTCAAATAAAGGTAGTAAGTGGCGACAGCATCTGACACTGAATAATTGGCGAGAACGTGTGGCTGCTCACACGCCATTCTACACATTTCTTCAGGGTCCAACTCAACCGGATCATATCTCAACTTTGCTTTAGCTACAGCTTTCAAGTTTTGTGATCCCACAGGAAGGTACGAATCTCTCTTTACCCAACTGTAACAGATGGGTAGttcataaatttatttttcaagtagAATATTCTTCTATTTAAGATGCATAACACAATATACattatttgtataattaattaacattAAATTCTATTTACGTACCATAAACAATCCATATGCATAGCTGGGCGACAAGTATAAACTCCATCTCTATTTTTAGagaaaccaattttttttttcatgtctaTATTATGTATGGCTGCTCTGGTTTCAACAAAAGGCCAATCGAAGAAGTCTCCGTTATATGTGACAAAAATATGGGGTTTGACATCGTTGAtgtgagcaaaaaactttctgATAACAGCCTCTTCATTTGGCTCGTTATaaatggtaaaaaatcctTCAAATTCTGGTTTTGGAGTATACTCAAAGCTCTCTATATCTTTCGATATGATTTCTCTGTTCGTAATCAAGTATCCCTGAAAATAAACTGGTATCAAAATGGAAATGCTATTTAAACTTCACGTCTAAGAATCTTCTGCCTTACCTGACCATCAATCATGTACGAAATCATCATTATTTGATCTGTATTGACATCGGGAAACTTTAAAGGTAATTTAGTTGTCTCAATATCGTATGCCAAGACTATAGGGTCTGGTCTTTCGATAATATCATCCCTACATATGATGATAGGTGGTTCAGTATGGCGTGATTTTACTGTATACCATTTTCCAACAAACACTTTAACATCTATGGATACCCTTACGTGAAAAGGTACATCGTACTCACTAAAAATTGAAGGCAACATTTGTTGATCAGAACTAGTGTCCACGAAACTACAACGAGTATACTGTTTGTTGGCTGCGCTACTCACCGAATATCAAGAATGTTATCCATATGGTCGGTTAAATTCTTTACAGGGTTGTGGTCACGTACATTCAATGAACTAGCCAACATTTCTGTGTAATATGTGTGGCTCTTTTCACGttccttattctttttaacaGCAGACATTATTTCACGCCGTACTTTGACAAGGTCAGTCATGTTAGTAAAAGTTAGTTTCAAGTACTTCTGTTTCAGCCCAATTAGGTGATTCGGCTGTCAAGAAAAAATGGTTCAGTGCTGATGATCTGAATGTACTTTTCTTGTATATCTGCACACACTTTTGAAATCGAAGCGACAACGACTTTATAAATAGCATTGGTAAATTACCAGATCCAAGTCTTCTTTTGTCAATGGGTAAACTTTAGCCAAAAATCCAGGGTactttttttgcaaaaaagtTGCCACTTCTTGCAAAGTATCCTTTTTGCATAGCACGTAAAAATAAGGATTATACGGCAGGGATATTTTAAATCTTGTCCCATCCTCTTCCATAAAGTAATAGTCGACTGCACTTACTAAACGCTTATCATCCTCTATCACCTCGGTCTATAAACGAATGGAAAAGAaatgattgaatttcattgaagTTATGCATTCTAAACAAGCTATTAtgacaaaatgaaacaagcaTATTACTATCAGGAAGCAAAtaggtataattttcattcgaaacatAAAATAGGACTGAACTTACAGAATGCATGTTCAGCAGAAAACCTGTGCGCTCCTTACTATCGTTGACTCTGACAAAGCCATATAATTCATCGATTCTATCATTTTCTATCGACTGTCGTAAACGGCCCTCTGCTGAATCCTCTCTGCGAATTGATAATAAGCAAAGTATAAGAAAGTAAGTAAGAGCTAGATTGTAGAAGAAAAACCAGGCATTAGATTTCTCGAACGACGCATATATTTCTACTGCAGATAAGTGATCATTTTAATCATAAAATGAACAATCCATAAAAAATCAGCAGCTCTGATGATATTTATTgataaaggaaaaaagaaaccacggtaaaaattacttttagtATGAATAATGAACCTTACCTCGGTACGTTTGGTTCTTGACCGAACTGTTGGTTGGTGTTGAAAGGCGCTTTGGGTGTGCGaaacttgtttttattttgaataaacattGTGTGTTTTGCCTTTGATTGATGAAGTtcgttttaaataaataaataaaattcgtaCATGTCCGTGCGTTTGACACTAAACTTATAACCTCGAGGTTCAACACTGAATTCTACATTTTTGGCGCGAACTGGTTTCTAAGTTTCAAAGGATCAGGCAGGGGGCAAACCCATCGAGATTATTATTTTAGGTGCGTTCCAAAAATATATGCAATCTACGAGCAGTCCGTATCTTTGTTGCTCCATCGCGTTCGCCATTCTTCATTTCTCTTTTGTATCACTGGCCGGTATTTCAGAACGCTGCCTTTGTCAAACATTAAAATCCACGTGGGTAGAAGATCAGAGTCTGGAAAAGACAACAAGCCAACCTGAAAATGCAGAAGGGTGATTCTTCTCGTATAATCTTAGAGGAATACGCCATTTCCAACGTAAGTACCATTTGTAATAAACAATGTATCGCAACTCAATGTATTGCATCAATTAATGAAAACCGATTCATTTTAACTCAGGCTGTGGAACATTCCATTGTTCAAGAAGGAGAACCATGGAGCATCGAGAAATTTGCAGAGGTGGGTAATTAggagaataataaaatcattCAACGCTACATAGTAACTCTCAAGTCAGATGTAACTATCCGTCCTTTTATGTAGCATTCAAAAAGACTATATTTCTTTCATATGACTTTTCTTTCTGTCTAATAATGAGTGCTAATTGGAGTCGCTTGGGGTTCAGATACACTTGGAATGCGATGACtttcttaaaatttatttacacagaACCTCAAGGTGGAGATCATCAGAGAAGGAGATAACGGGAGAGAGTTAGAGTTTGATCTAATTGGCTGTGCCCCAGCTTTGGCAAATGCATTTCGCAGAATCCTATTGAGCGAGGTACCTTCAATGGCTatagaaaaagttttcataCGAAATAACACGAGTCTAATCCAAGATGAGGTTCTGGCTCATAGGTAGTTgcaagaaaacttttttatataatacactGGTCAACTGAGGTGCATTACAAAAAACTTGTTTGTAAGAAAACATGCAAAGGGAGACAGACTGATTTATctattttcatgaattttcagATTAGGATTATTGCCTTTACGAGCAGATCCTCGTTTGTTTGAATATCCGGCACTACCGGTAAGTGAAGATGAAGATGCTAGCGATCAAGACACTTTGCGCTATGAATTAAAAGTGACTTGTTCGTTGAATCCACATCCCCGTAAAGATTCTCGAAGACCGGAGGATATTTACATTAACGACAATGGTGAATATTAAAGTTgtccaattaattattttgcaacgatttgtaaaaaaaaatttttgtatcttACTTTTCAATCTAACAAACAGG
Proteins encoded in this region:
- the LOC107224944 gene encoding ATP synthase-coupling factor 6, mitochondrial, whose product is MLSSRLATGLKEVPKVLKRNIGILAPALQKASDPIQQLFVDKIREYKSKNTGSKTLVDASPETIKELQSELEKAAKHAGGGGGVDLTQFPQFKFDEPKVDPINMQTQ